One segment of Neodiprion fabricii isolate iyNeoFabr1 chromosome 1, iyNeoFabr1.1, whole genome shotgun sequence DNA contains the following:
- the LOC124184467 gene encoding trans-1,2-dihydrobenzene-1,2-diol dehydrogenase-like isoform X2 produces MAVRWGIAGAAKISHDFVTALASLPEGEHTVVGIAARDLSRAKTFANLHKIGNAYGNYKDLANDSNVEIVYIGVLNPQHLEVATLMLNNGKHVLCEKPLTLNLKQTTELINLAKAKGLFLMEAVWSRCFPTYEWIKKEIDSGNLGEVKQVIGSFGISAPKVDRLIKKDLGGGGILDLGVYVLQLASFVYNGEKPISIKAGGHLNEDGVDISMSATLLYKEGRTATVMTHCHVKLPNEALIIGTKGTLRVPLFWCPTDIVLPSGETKSITLPEPKHPLNFINSVGLRYEAAEVRRCLRAGLKESPLISHKESLLLAELEDEIRRQIGVVYAED; encoded by the exons ATGGCAGTTCGTTGGGGCATCGCAGGTGCAGCAAAGATATCTCATGACTTTGTAACAGCCTTGGCTAGCTTACCTGAAGGAGAGCATACTGTTGTCGGAATAGCGGCGCGTGATCTCTCACGGGCTAAAACTTTTGCCAATCTACACAAAATTGGAAATGCTTATGGAAATTATAAAGATCTTGCCAATGATAGTAACGTCG AAATCGTATACATTGGGGTATTAAATCCTCAACATCTCGAGGTTGCCACGCTTATGTTAAACAATGGCAAGCATGTGCTGTGCGAGAAGCCTTTGACGTTGAACTTGAAGCAAACCACAGAACTTATTAATCTGGCAAAGGCAAAGGGTCTATTTTTGATGGAAGCTGTCTGGAGTCGCTGTTTCCCAACGTATGAATGGATCAAAAAGGAAATTGATTCCGGAAATTTGGGAGAAGTTAAACAAGTTATCGGTTCTTTTGGAATATCAGCCCCAAAGGTTGACAGACTAAT aaaaaaagatCTTGGAGGAGGTGGTATATTAGATTTGGGAGTTTACGTATTACAATTGGCGTCGTTTGTGTACAATGGGGAGAAGCCAATTTCAATAAAGGCTGGTGGTCATTTGAATGAAGATGGCGTTGATATTTCCATGTCTGCAACACTTTTATATAAGGAAGGTCGTACCGCAACTGTGATGACACACTGCCACGTGAAGCTACCTAATGAAGCTCTTATAATAGGCACGAAGGGTACCTTGCGGGTACCTTTGTTTTGGTGTCCAACCGATATTGTGCTGCCATCGGGTGAAACGAAGTCTATCACCTTACCTGAGCCGAAACATCCACTCAATTTCATCAACTCTGTTGGTCTCAGATACGAAGCAGCGGAAGTTCGGCGATGTCTTCGCGCTG GATTGAAGGAGAGTCCCCTGATTTCACATAAAGAGTCATTGCTTCTTGCAGAACTCGAGGATGAAATACGCAGACAAATAGGTGTAGTTTATGCAGAGGATTAA
- the LOC124184430 gene encoding transmembrane protein 209 isoform X3 — MSNFHSPMRCISPNARLYGGVAYKPFCWIEWCLASILALNAVYHIVSYAIATLSIQPVVLSPRQRKLLGVTDNDPLFKTEVPTPQKLSEPSSPQHFSTMNLSWRSNTLGSPGLNESKDYTVSSPFYKYNSPSSPRKLTVSPNTSLNKSFNNSLNGSLTGEGLIYDEVQLQTYLKELEHRERKSTSVTNVDQPSNLLSSFWSHPATRNPGEVSPMLRRCVYQLAPTIDKSKSTSPGAEEGNSPRGIFGAPDIWRKYRIDSNKVNQWTANLRMWISKTVVERVAMEIENVRSALVRHGLSDSQPGHVGLDRLRKLAQSPTLVAGVPTLPALVPFLELSNNQDYLVKRIKVLAKGGSMSDFKWNGGSSYNGKEWDNSLPTDTAIVMHLFASYMDTQLEAPLDQPDARPFTSRYTARAGKDLPRNKGPIIVCTSVNPPHYSLALSGDSAPNDYEEIQRGRNNMFHTLLLFLYIVKTRDHGMLGRVNLGMSGVNVLWVIDG; from the exons ATGAGCAATTTTCATTCGCCTATGCGCTGTATTTCACCCAATGCAAG ATTGTATGGTGGAGTAGCGTATAAACCATTTTGCTGGATTGAGTGGTGTTTGGCATCGATATTAGCTTTAAACGCGGTGTATCATATAGTAAGTTATGCAATAGCTACGCTCAGTATTCAGCCAGTAGTTTTGAGTCCCAGACAGAGAAAGCTGCTGGGAGTAACGGACAATGACCCACTATTCAAAACAGAAGTACCAACTCCACAAAAACTATCTGAGCCAAGCTCTCCACAGCATTTTTCAACGATGAATCTTAGTTGGCGATCAAATACTCTCGGCTCTCCTGGCCTAAACGAAAGCA AAGATTATACAGTATCAAGTCCATTTTACAAGTACAATAGTCCATCATCACCTCGCAAGTTAACTGTGAGTCCAAATACTTCCTTGAACAAATCGTTCAATAACTCTCTAAATGGAAGTTTAACAGGCGAAGGGCTTATATATGATGAAGTACAACTCCAGACATATTTGAAGGAGTTAGAACACAGAGAGCGAAAATCTACGTCTGTAACAAATGTGGATCAGCCGTCAAATTTATTAAGCTCTTTTTGGTCACATCCAGCGACGAGAAATCCTGGTGAAGTTTCTCCGATGTTGAGGCGATGTGTCTATCAATTAGCACCAACTATTG ATAAATCGAAATCTACAAGTCCAGGAGCTGAGGAAGGCAACTCTCCAAGAGGTATCTTTGGAGCACCAGACATTTGGAGAAAATACAGGATAGATTCGAATAAAGTTAATCAATGGACAGCCAATCTTCGAATG TGGATTAGTAAAACTGTCGTCGAACGTGTAGCCATGGAAATAGAGAACGTTCGTTCAGCCCTAGTAAGGCATGGTTTAAGTGACTCGCAGCCAGGCCATGTAGGACTGGATAGGCTTAGAAAGTTAGCTCAATCACCAACGTTGGTGGCTGGGGTTCCAACATTACCTGCTTTGGTACCATTTCTTGAGTTATCAAACAATCAGGATTATCTggtaaaaagaataaaagttCTAGCTAAAGGTGGATCCATGAGTGATTTTAAATGGAATGGAGGCAGTTCGTACAATGGCAAAGAATGGGATAACTCATTACCTACAGATACAGCG ATAGTTATGCACTTATTTGCTTCTTATATGGATACCCAACTAGAGGCTCCTTTAGATCAACCGGATGCTAGACCTTTTACCTCTAGATACACGGCCAGAGCTGGTAAAGACTTGCCACGAAATAAAGGACCCATAATTGTCTGCACTTCGGTTAACCCACCACATTATAGTTTGGCGTTATCAGGTGATTCAGCACCAAATGATTATGAAGAAATACAAAGG GGTCGAAACAATATGTTTCATACTTTATTGCTGTTCCTGTACATAGTGAAGACGCGGGATCACGGAATGCTAGGACGTGTTAATCTAGGAATGTCTGGTGTTAATGTGCTGTGGGTAATAGATGGTTAA
- the LOC124184430 gene encoding transmembrane protein 209 isoform X1, with protein sequence MSNFHSPMRCISPNARVLTPKPQVQQTLDLRQTQTKVKNSITWFFINTSLLSVVIYDILYGGVAYKPFCWIEWCLASILALNAVYHIVSYAIATLSIQPVVLSPRQRKLLGVTDNDPLFKTEVPTPQKLSEPSSPQHFSTMNLSWRSNTLGSPGLNESKDYTVSSPFYKYNSPSSPRKLTVSPNTSLNKSFNNSLNGSLTGEGLIYDEVQLQTYLKELEHRERKSTSVTNVDQPSNLLSSFWSHPATRNPGEVSPMLRRCVYQLAPTIDKSKSTSPGAEEGNSPRGIFGAPDIWRKYRIDSNKVNQWTANLRMWISKTVVERVAMEIENVRSALVRHGLSDSQPGHVGLDRLRKLAQSPTLVAGVPTLPALVPFLELSNNQDYLVKRIKVLAKGGSMSDFKWNGGSSYNGKEWDNSLPTDTAIVMHLFASYMDTQLEAPLDQPDARPFTSRYTARAGKDLPRNKGPIIVCTSVNPPHYSLALSGDSAPNDYEEIQRGRNNMFHTLLLFLYIVKTRDHGMLGRVNLGMSGVNVLWVIDG encoded by the exons ATGAGCAATTTTCATTCGCCTATGCGCTGTATTTCACCCAATGCAAG AGTCCTTACTCCAAAGCCGCAGGTGCAACAAACCTTAGATTTGAGGCAGACGCAgacaaaagtgaaaaacagTATCACCTGGTTTTTCATTAATACTTCTTTGTTGTCTGTTGTGATCTATGATAT ATTGTATGGTGGAGTAGCGTATAAACCATTTTGCTGGATTGAGTGGTGTTTGGCATCGATATTAGCTTTAAACGCGGTGTATCATATAGTAAGTTATGCAATAGCTACGCTCAGTATTCAGCCAGTAGTTTTGAGTCCCAGACAGAGAAAGCTGCTGGGAGTAACGGACAATGACCCACTATTCAAAACAGAAGTACCAACTCCACAAAAACTATCTGAGCCAAGCTCTCCACAGCATTTTTCAACGATGAATCTTAGTTGGCGATCAAATACTCTCGGCTCTCCTGGCCTAAACGAAAGCA AAGATTATACAGTATCAAGTCCATTTTACAAGTACAATAGTCCATCATCACCTCGCAAGTTAACTGTGAGTCCAAATACTTCCTTGAACAAATCGTTCAATAACTCTCTAAATGGAAGTTTAACAGGCGAAGGGCTTATATATGATGAAGTACAACTCCAGACATATTTGAAGGAGTTAGAACACAGAGAGCGAAAATCTACGTCTGTAACAAATGTGGATCAGCCGTCAAATTTATTAAGCTCTTTTTGGTCACATCCAGCGACGAGAAATCCTGGTGAAGTTTCTCCGATGTTGAGGCGATGTGTCTATCAATTAGCACCAACTATTG ATAAATCGAAATCTACAAGTCCAGGAGCTGAGGAAGGCAACTCTCCAAGAGGTATCTTTGGAGCACCAGACATTTGGAGAAAATACAGGATAGATTCGAATAAAGTTAATCAATGGACAGCCAATCTTCGAATG TGGATTAGTAAAACTGTCGTCGAACGTGTAGCCATGGAAATAGAGAACGTTCGTTCAGCCCTAGTAAGGCATGGTTTAAGTGACTCGCAGCCAGGCCATGTAGGACTGGATAGGCTTAGAAAGTTAGCTCAATCACCAACGTTGGTGGCTGGGGTTCCAACATTACCTGCTTTGGTACCATTTCTTGAGTTATCAAACAATCAGGATTATCTggtaaaaagaataaaagttCTAGCTAAAGGTGGATCCATGAGTGATTTTAAATGGAATGGAGGCAGTTCGTACAATGGCAAAGAATGGGATAACTCATTACCTACAGATACAGCG ATAGTTATGCACTTATTTGCTTCTTATATGGATACCCAACTAGAGGCTCCTTTAGATCAACCGGATGCTAGACCTTTTACCTCTAGATACACGGCCAGAGCTGGTAAAGACTTGCCACGAAATAAAGGACCCATAATTGTCTGCACTTCGGTTAACCCACCACATTATAGTTTGGCGTTATCAGGTGATTCAGCACCAAATGATTATGAAGAAATACAAAGG GGTCGAAACAATATGTTTCATACTTTATTGCTGTTCCTGTACATAGTGAAGACGCGGGATCACGGAATGCTAGGACGTGTTAATCTAGGAATGTCTGGTGTTAATGTGCTGTGGGTAATAGATGGTTAA
- the LOC124184430 gene encoding transmembrane protein 209 isoform X2, which produces MQVFFTFRVLTPKPQVQQTLDLRQTQTKVKNSITWFFINTSLLSVVIYDILYGGVAYKPFCWIEWCLASILALNAVYHIVSYAIATLSIQPVVLSPRQRKLLGVTDNDPLFKTEVPTPQKLSEPSSPQHFSTMNLSWRSNTLGSPGLNESKDYTVSSPFYKYNSPSSPRKLTVSPNTSLNKSFNNSLNGSLTGEGLIYDEVQLQTYLKELEHRERKSTSVTNVDQPSNLLSSFWSHPATRNPGEVSPMLRRCVYQLAPTIDKSKSTSPGAEEGNSPRGIFGAPDIWRKYRIDSNKVNQWTANLRMWISKTVVERVAMEIENVRSALVRHGLSDSQPGHVGLDRLRKLAQSPTLVAGVPTLPALVPFLELSNNQDYLVKRIKVLAKGGSMSDFKWNGGSSYNGKEWDNSLPTDTAIVMHLFASYMDTQLEAPLDQPDARPFTSRYTARAGKDLPRNKGPIIVCTSVNPPHYSLALSGDSAPNDYEEIQRGRNNMFHTLLLFLYIVKTRDHGMLGRVNLGMSGVNVLWVIDG; this is translated from the exons ATGCAAG TTTTCTTCACTTTCAGAGTCCTTACTCCAAAGCCGCAGGTGCAACAAACCTTAGATTTGAGGCAGACGCAgacaaaagtgaaaaacagTATCACCTGGTTTTTCATTAATACTTCTTTGTTGTCTGTTGTGATCTATGATAT ATTGTATGGTGGAGTAGCGTATAAACCATTTTGCTGGATTGAGTGGTGTTTGGCATCGATATTAGCTTTAAACGCGGTGTATCATATAGTAAGTTATGCAATAGCTACGCTCAGTATTCAGCCAGTAGTTTTGAGTCCCAGACAGAGAAAGCTGCTGGGAGTAACGGACAATGACCCACTATTCAAAACAGAAGTACCAACTCCACAAAAACTATCTGAGCCAAGCTCTCCACAGCATTTTTCAACGATGAATCTTAGTTGGCGATCAAATACTCTCGGCTCTCCTGGCCTAAACGAAAGCA AAGATTATACAGTATCAAGTCCATTTTACAAGTACAATAGTCCATCATCACCTCGCAAGTTAACTGTGAGTCCAAATACTTCCTTGAACAAATCGTTCAATAACTCTCTAAATGGAAGTTTAACAGGCGAAGGGCTTATATATGATGAAGTACAACTCCAGACATATTTGAAGGAGTTAGAACACAGAGAGCGAAAATCTACGTCTGTAACAAATGTGGATCAGCCGTCAAATTTATTAAGCTCTTTTTGGTCACATCCAGCGACGAGAAATCCTGGTGAAGTTTCTCCGATGTTGAGGCGATGTGTCTATCAATTAGCACCAACTATTG ATAAATCGAAATCTACAAGTCCAGGAGCTGAGGAAGGCAACTCTCCAAGAGGTATCTTTGGAGCACCAGACATTTGGAGAAAATACAGGATAGATTCGAATAAAGTTAATCAATGGACAGCCAATCTTCGAATG TGGATTAGTAAAACTGTCGTCGAACGTGTAGCCATGGAAATAGAGAACGTTCGTTCAGCCCTAGTAAGGCATGGTTTAAGTGACTCGCAGCCAGGCCATGTAGGACTGGATAGGCTTAGAAAGTTAGCTCAATCACCAACGTTGGTGGCTGGGGTTCCAACATTACCTGCTTTGGTACCATTTCTTGAGTTATCAAACAATCAGGATTATCTggtaaaaagaataaaagttCTAGCTAAAGGTGGATCCATGAGTGATTTTAAATGGAATGGAGGCAGTTCGTACAATGGCAAAGAATGGGATAACTCATTACCTACAGATACAGCG ATAGTTATGCACTTATTTGCTTCTTATATGGATACCCAACTAGAGGCTCCTTTAGATCAACCGGATGCTAGACCTTTTACCTCTAGATACACGGCCAGAGCTGGTAAAGACTTGCCACGAAATAAAGGACCCATAATTGTCTGCACTTCGGTTAACCCACCACATTATAGTTTGGCGTTATCAGGTGATTCAGCACCAAATGATTATGAAGAAATACAAAGG GGTCGAAACAATATGTTTCATACTTTATTGCTGTTCCTGTACATAGTGAAGACGCGGGATCACGGAATGCTAGGACGTGTTAATCTAGGAATGTCTGGTGTTAATGTGCTGTGGGTAATAGATGGTTAA
- the LOC124184467 gene encoding trans-1,2-dihydrobenzene-1,2-diol dehydrogenase-like isoform X1 has product MYTEVSEMAVRWGIAGAAKISHDFVTALASLPEGEHTVVGIAARDLSRAKTFANLHKIGNAYGNYKDLANDSNVEIVYIGVLNPQHLEVATLMLNNGKHVLCEKPLTLNLKQTTELINLAKAKGLFLMEAVWSRCFPTYEWIKKEIDSGNLGEVKQVIGSFGISAPKVDRLIKKDLGGGGILDLGVYVLQLASFVYNGEKPISIKAGGHLNEDGVDISMSATLLYKEGRTATVMTHCHVKLPNEALIIGTKGTLRVPLFWCPTDIVLPSGETKSITLPEPKHPLNFINSVGLRYEAAEVRRCLRAGLKESPLISHKESLLLAELEDEIRRQIGVVYAED; this is encoded by the exons atgtatacagAGGTATCTGAAATGGCAGTTCGTTGGGGCATCGCAGGTGCAGCAAAGATATCTCATGACTTTGTAACAGCCTTGGCTAGCTTACCTGAAGGAGAGCATACTGTTGTCGGAATAGCGGCGCGTGATCTCTCACGGGCTAAAACTTTTGCCAATCTACACAAAATTGGAAATGCTTATGGAAATTATAAAGATCTTGCCAATGATAGTAACGTCG AAATCGTATACATTGGGGTATTAAATCCTCAACATCTCGAGGTTGCCACGCTTATGTTAAACAATGGCAAGCATGTGCTGTGCGAGAAGCCTTTGACGTTGAACTTGAAGCAAACCACAGAACTTATTAATCTGGCAAAGGCAAAGGGTCTATTTTTGATGGAAGCTGTCTGGAGTCGCTGTTTCCCAACGTATGAATGGATCAAAAAGGAAATTGATTCCGGAAATTTGGGAGAAGTTAAACAAGTTATCGGTTCTTTTGGAATATCAGCCCCAAAGGTTGACAGACTAAT aaaaaaagatCTTGGAGGAGGTGGTATATTAGATTTGGGAGTTTACGTATTACAATTGGCGTCGTTTGTGTACAATGGGGAGAAGCCAATTTCAATAAAGGCTGGTGGTCATTTGAATGAAGATGGCGTTGATATTTCCATGTCTGCAACACTTTTATATAAGGAAGGTCGTACCGCAACTGTGATGACACACTGCCACGTGAAGCTACCTAATGAAGCTCTTATAATAGGCACGAAGGGTACCTTGCGGGTACCTTTGTTTTGGTGTCCAACCGATATTGTGCTGCCATCGGGTGAAACGAAGTCTATCACCTTACCTGAGCCGAAACATCCACTCAATTTCATCAACTCTGTTGGTCTCAGATACGAAGCAGCGGAAGTTCGGCGATGTCTTCGCGCTG GATTGAAGGAGAGTCCCCTGATTTCACATAAAGAGTCATTGCTTCTTGCAGAACTCGAGGATGAAATACGCAGACAAATAGGTGTAGTTTATGCAGAGGATTAA
- the LOC124184502 gene encoding ATP-dependent Clp protease proteolytic subunit, whose amino-acid sequence MLRNAFNLLCATNGTHAVFKRTLNLVPIVVEQTGRGERAYDIYSRLLKERIICLMGPITDDVSSLVVAQLLFLQSESSKKPIHMYINSPGGSVTAGLGIYDTMQYVLPPVATWCVGQACSMASLLLAAGSHGMRHSLPNARIMIHQPSGGVQGQATDIQIQAEEILKLKKQINKLYVKHTGLDLLRIENSMERDKFMAPNDAKEFGIIDKVLEHPLQEKDDSNSSTQLIDKSVTSAPTT is encoded by the exons ATGTTACGAAATGCTTTCAACTTGCTATGTGCGACG AATGGAACTCACGCAGTCTTCAAAAGAACTTTAAATTTAGTTCCCATTGTCGTTGAACAAACGGGACGTGGTGAACGAGCCTACGACATTTATTCCAGACTTCTTAAGGAGCGGATTATCTGTCTCATGGGACCG ATAACAGATGATGTCTCCTCGCTTGTTGTGGCACAATTATTGTTCCTACAATCTGAGAGTAGTAAAAAGCCAATtcatatgtacataaattcaCCCGGAGGAAGCGTTACAGCGGGCCTAGGAATTTACGATACAATGCAATACGTACTGCCACCTGTAGCCACCTGGTGCGTTGGTCAAGCATGTTCGATGGCCAGCTTACTTTTGGCTGCCGGGTCCCATGGGATGCGACATTCGTTGCCTAATGCTAGAATAATGATTCACCAACCTTCCGGAGGTGTCCAGGGCCAGGCAACAGACATTCAAATTCAAGCTGAAGAGATCCTTAAACTCAAgaagcaaataaataaactctATGTTAAACATACTGGACTTGATCTGCTGCGAATAG AAAACAGCATGGAAAGAGACAAGTTTATGGCACCGAACGACGCGAAGGAATTTGGAATAATAGACAAAGTGTTAGAACACCCCTTACAAGAGAAGGACGATAGCAATTCTTCGACCCAATTGATAGACAAATCTGTTACTAGTGCCCCGACAACTTGA
- the LOC124184459 gene encoding DNA/RNA-binding protein KIN17 has protein sequence MGKHEVGTPKYIANKIKAKGLQKLRWYCQMCQKQCRDENGFKCHTMSESHQRQLLLFADNAGKYMDEFSREFSQGYVNLLKRQFGTKRVPANRVYQDYIADRDHIHMNATKWLSLTGFVKWLGRSGQCVVDETEKGWFVTYIDRDPETLAAQEKKAKKEKMDKDDQERMMDFIEKQVERGRQETDEDSSEFKKPLERPEQDKPLVLELKLKPKPVSVVGPSVSFTFDSKLKKKRGNSGADEQLSEYEYESNKKIKREQRDEKNEKKKDATDIKSDKEEGWLRAGLVVKVVTRSLGEKYHRAKGVVQLPEDKSPCCIARVKLTSPTEVKDHVLRLDQEHLETVIPAIGKPVTILRGKFQGTMAALRKVRLEEFSVDVELLERDKGLLVKRLPYEDVCKFSTS, from the coding sequence ATGGGTAAACACGAAGTTGGGACACCAAAATACATTGCGAACAAGATAAAAGCTAAGGGATTACAAAAGCTAAGATGGTACTGTCAAATGTGTCAGAAACAATGTCGCGACGAAAACGGCTTCAAGTGCCATACGATGTCGGAGTCACATCAGCGGCAGCTATTGCTGTTTGCCGATAACGCTGGCAAATACATGGATGAATTTTCCCGAGAATTTTCCCAGGGATATGTAAACTTACTTAAGCGTCAATTTGGCACAAAGCGAGTCCCAGCCAACAGAGTTTACCAAGATTACATAGCTGACAGAGATCACATACACATGAATGCGACAAAGTGGTTGAGTCTAACAGGCTTCGTTAAATGGTTAGGTCGAAGTGGTCAATGCGTAGTAGATGAGACTGAGAAGGGATGGTTTGTAACATACATCGATCGGGATCCTGAAACACTTGCCGCACAGGAAAAAAAGgctaaaaaggaaaaaatggaTAAAGATGACCAGGAACGCATGATGGATTTCATTGAGAAGCAAGTTGAACGTGGTCGTCAAGAGACGGATGAAGATTCAAGCGAATTCAAAAAGCCACTAGAAAGACCGGAACAGGATAAGCCTCTTGTTCTAGAACTGAAACTAAAACCTAAGCCTGTGTCTGTGGTAGGGCCCAGTGTTAGTTTTACATTTGACAGTaagttaaaaaagaaaagaggaaaCTCGGGAGCTGACGAGCAGTTGTCAGAGTACGAGTACgagtcgaataaaaaaattaaacgcgaACAACGTGACGAGAAgaacgaaaagaagaaggatGCTACTGATATTAAAAGTGATAAGGAAGAAGGATGGTTGCGAGCTGGATTAGTGGTGAAAGTAGTTACAAGATCACTAGGAGAAAAATACCACCGGGCCAAAGGTGTTGTGCAATTGCCAGAAGATAAATCTCCTTGCTGTATTGCACGGGTAAAGCTCACAAGCCCAACTGAAGTCAAGGACCACGTATTAAGATTGGATCAAGAACATCTGGAAACTGTTATACCGGCAATtggaaagccggtaacaattCTGCGAGGGAAATTTCAAGGAACGATGGCTGCACTGAGAAAAGTTCGTCTTGAAGAATTTAGTGTCGATGTAGAATTGCTTGAACGTGATAAAGGGCTACTTGTTAAAAGATTACCCTACGAGGATGTCTGTAAATTCAGTACTTCGtga